In Budorcas taxicolor isolate Tak-1 chromosome 16, Takin1.1, whole genome shotgun sequence, the following are encoded in one genomic region:
- the LBR gene encoding delta(14)-sterol reductase LBR: MPSRKFADGEVVRGRWPGSSLYYEVEILSHDSNSQLYNVKYKDGTELELKESDIKPLTSFRQRKSGSTSSSPSRRRGSRSRSRSRSPGRLPKGSRRSASASYQADLKEARKEAKKDMLEVKLTPLVLKPFGNSINRYNGEPELIERNDIPHKNTQEKFHLSQESSYIPTQYSLRARREEIKLKEVDLKEETVVTKRPALLRTSEVTATQSKDLEFGGVPGVFLIMLGLPAFLFLLLLMCKQKEPSLLNFPPPLPALGDLWETRVFGAYLLWFLLQALFHLLPIGKVVEGTPLTNGRRLKYRLNGFYAFILTSALVGACFFWNVELCYVYHHFLQFALAAVVFAMGLSVYLYARALKVPQDELSPASSGNAIYDFFIGRELNPRIGTFDLKYFCELRPGLIGWVVTNLVMLLAEMKEQNRAAPSLAMILVTSFQLLYVVDALWNEEALLTTMDIIHDGFGFMLAFGDLVWVPFIYSFQAFYLVSHPNELSWPMASLIIALKLCGFVIFRCANSQKNAFRKNPTDPRLAHLKTIHTSTGKNLLVSGWWGFVRHPNYLGDLIMALAWSLPCGFNHILPYFYVIYFTILLVHREARDEHHCRKKYGLAWEKYCQRVPYRIFPYIY; encoded by the exons CCTTTAACCTCCTTCAGGCAAAGGAAAAGTGGCTCGACTTCTAGTTCTCCCTCTAGACGCCGGGGGAGCCGCTCGAGGTCTCGCTCCCGGTCCCCTGGCCGGCTCCCAAAAGGTTCCCGCCGATCCGCCTCAGCGTCGTACCAGGCTGACCtgaaggaagcaaggaaggaagcCAAGAAGGACATGTTGGAAGTTAAACTGACTCCGCTGGTGCTG AAGCCATTTGGAAATAGCATCAACAGATATAATGGGGAGCCTGAGCTCATCGAGAGGAATGACATACCTCACAAAAACACGCAG gaaaaattcCATTTGTCACAAGAGAGTAGTTATATACCTACACAGTATAGCCTTCGTGCAAGAAGAGAAGAGATCAAATTAAAAGAAGTAGATTTGAAGGAAGAAACAGTTGTCACAAAAAGACCTGCATTGTTGAGAACCTCTGAAGTGACAGCCACACAGTCGAAGGACTTAGAGTTCGGAGGAGTGCCTG GTGTTTTTCTCATCATGCTTGGCCTGCCGGCCTTCCTCTTCCTGTTGCTGTTGATGTGTAAACAGAAGGAGCCCAGTCTTCTGAATTTCCCACCTCCTCTGCCAGCTTTGGGTGATTTATGGGAAACCAGAGTCTTTGGGGCCTACCTCCTCTGGTTTCTCCTTCAGGCTCTGTTCCACTTACTGCCGATTGGAAAG gTTGTAGAAGGAACACCTCTTACTAATGGAAGAAGACTCAAGTACAGAttaaatg gattctaTGCTTTTATCCTGACATCTGCACTGGTCGGAGCGTGCTTCTTCTGGAATGTAGAGCTTTGTTACGTGTACCATCATTTCCTTCAGTTTGCGCTTGCAGCCGTTGTTTTTGCCATGGGCTTGAGTGTTTACCTCTATGCCAGGGCTTTGAAAGTGCCCCAGGATGAACTGTCGCCAGCCAGCTCTG GAAATGCCATCTATGATTTCTTCATTGGCCGGGAGTTAAACCCTCGGATTGGTACTTTTGATCTCAAGTACTTTTGTGAATTGCGTCCCGGATTGATTGGATgg GTGGTCACTAACCTGGTGATGCTTTTGGCTGAGATGAAGGAACAGAATCGCGCTGCCCCATCACTGGCAATGATCTTGGTTACCAGTTTCCAGCTCTTGTATGTGGTGGATGCTCTCTGGAATGAG GAAGCGTTATTGACAACCATGGACATTATCCATGATGGATTTGGATTCATGCTGGCTTTTGGAGATTTGGTGTGGGTTCCATTTATCTACAGCTTTCAGGCCTTTTATTTAGTCAGTCATCCAAATGAACTGTCTTGGCCAATGGCTTCTCTAATCATTGCTCTGAAAC tatGCGGATTTGTAATCTTCCGATGTGCAAATTCTCAGAAAAATGCATTCCGGAAAAATCCCACTGATCCAAGGCTTGCAC aTTTAAAAACCATTCATACTTCAACGGGAAAAAATCTTCTTGTTTCTGGATGGTGGGGTTTTGTTCGCCACCCCAATTACTTGGGTGATCTCATCATGGCCCTGGCGTGGTCCCTCCCGTGTG GTTTCAATCACATTCTGCCTTATTTCTATGTGATTTATTTCACCATCTTGCTGGTGCACCGAGAAGCCCGTGACGAGCACCACTGTAGGAAGAAGTATGGCCTGGCGTGGGAGAAGTACTGCCAGCGAGTCCCCTACCGCATATTCCCCTACATCTACTGA